The following coding sequences are from one Nonlabens arenilitoris window:
- the msrA gene encoding peptide-methionine (S)-S-oxide reductase MsrA — translation MDIAILAGGCFWCTEAVFQRVKGVEEVKSGFCGGHIKNPAYREVVTQRTGHAEAVKITYDPKIISYKELLMVFMATHDPTTLNKQGHDVGTHYRSAIYYTNEQQHEIALRYIKELTDQRVYENAIVTEVAPATPFYDADDIHDDYYNNNRLQGYCQYVIDPKVRKLMTQYADFVK, via the coding sequence ATGGATATAGCAATTCTAGCAGGTGGATGTTTCTGGTGTACAGAAGCCGTATTTCAAAGAGTTAAAGGAGTAGAGGAAGTAAAGTCTGGTTTCTGCGGTGGACATATTAAAAACCCAGCTTATAGAGAAGTCGTAACCCAACGTACAGGTCATGCCGAAGCTGTTAAAATAACCTATGATCCTAAAATTATTAGTTATAAAGAACTATTGATGGTGTTTATGGCGACTCATGATCCTACCACGCTGAATAAACAAGGACATGATGTGGGAACGCATTATCGTAGTGCCATTTATTATACAAATGAACAACAACATGAAATTGCCTTGCGGTATATTAAAGAACTCACTGATCAACGTGTTTATGAAAATGCTATTGTTACAGAAGTAGCGCCAGCAACACCATTTTATGATGCAGATGACATACACGATGACTATTATAATAATAATCGTTTACAAGGCTATTGCCAGTATGTAATCGATCCTAAAGTGCGCAAATTAATGACGCAATATGCAGATTTTGTAAAATAA
- the folE gene encoding GTP cyclohydrolase I FolE: MPYRVFEEYNIEVTEDIKNQYKEVIQNIGEDVEREGLIKTPERAAKAMQFLTSGYDSDPAEILKGAMFAEDYNDMVIIKDIELYSLCEHHMLPFFGKAHIAYIPNGHIVGLSKIPRIVDVFARRLQVQERLTHDILECIHNTLKPMGVAVVIEASHMCMMMRGVQKQNSVTTTSGFRGQFEKVETRNEFLKLITAKLH, from the coding sequence ATGCCCTACAGAGTTTTTGAAGAGTACAACATTGAAGTGACAGAGGATATAAAAAATCAGTACAAAGAAGTCATACAAAATATAGGTGAAGACGTAGAACGCGAAGGATTAATTAAAACTCCAGAACGTGCCGCAAAAGCGATGCAATTCTTAACCTCAGGATACGATTCTGATCCTGCAGAAATTCTGAAAGGCGCCATGTTTGCTGAAGATTATAATGACATGGTTATCATTAAAGACATAGAGCTCTATTCTTTATGTGAACATCACATGTTACCTTTTTTTGGAAAGGCTCATATCGCTTACATACCTAATGGACATATCGTAGGACTTTCAAAAATCCCACGTATCGTAGATGTATTTGCTCGTAGACTACAAGTTCAAGAAAGGTTAACACACGATATACTGGAGTGTATTCATAATACCTTAAAACCTATGGGTGTTGCCGTTGTTATTGAAGCTTCTCACATGTGTATGATGATGCGTGGAGTGCAAAAACAAAATAGTGTCACTACCACCAGTGGTTTCAGAGGACAGTTTGAAAAAGTAGAAACACGTAACGAATTCCTAAAACTGATTACGGCAAAACTACACTAG
- a CDS encoding nuclear transport factor 2 family protein, which yields MSLELNKRNAIAFYKMAYEGNPKEAIAKYVGNQYIQHNPDVADGIDGFIEYFERMQIEYPDKSIEFVRAIAQDDLVALHTHQIWPDDDQYVTMDFFRFDKEGKICEHWDAIQQIPKTAANPNTMF from the coding sequence ATGTCTCTAGAACTTAATAAACGTAATGCCATCGCTTTTTATAAAATGGCATATGAAGGAAATCCTAAAGAAGCTATAGCAAAGTATGTAGGTAATCAATACATACAGCACAATCCAGATGTTGCCGATGGCATAGATGGATTTATTGAATATTTTGAGAGAATGCAAATAGAATACCCAGATAAGTCTATTGAATTTGTAAGAGCTATTGCACAAGATGATTTAGTAGCACTACACACGCATCAAATATGGCCCGATGATGATCAATATGTGACTATGGACTTTTTTAGATTTGATAAGGAAGGTAAAATATGTGAGCATTGGGATGCTATACAACAGATTCCTAAAACCGCTGCTAATCCTAATACCATGTTTTAA
- a CDS encoding DUF6787 family protein → MQTLKDNWDITRNWQLIFPILGIIGLLACGYFVASRIMPSTFEDVIYEYLFIYGITLVLAYAFYRFCMWVFPKLIKKWNIKNRWEMIAIFIVFAITGSASARLSAPLLDLIGIDRESMSGWFFWPLRLIIIFPIYQVLLVVMGWIFGQFKFFWAFEKKMLARFGVKL, encoded by the coding sequence ATGCAAACACTCAAAGATAACTGGGATATTACCCGTAACTGGCAACTCATTTTTCCAATTTTAGGTATCATAGGCTTATTAGCTTGTGGCTATTTTGTAGCTTCTCGTATCATGCCTTCCACTTTTGAAGACGTGATTTATGAATATTTGTTTATTTATGGTATCACTCTAGTATTGGCCTATGCCTTTTATAGGTTTTGTATGTGGGTTTTCCCAAAACTTATTAAAAAATGGAATATTAAAAACCGCTGGGAAATGATTGCAATCTTTATTGTGTTTGCAATTACAGGATCAGCATCGGCTCGATTATCTGCTCCATTGCTAGACCTTATAGGTATTGATCGAGAATCAATGTCTGGATGGTTTTTCTGGCCATTGAGGCTTATAATTATCTTCCCTATTTATCAAGTACTACTAGTAGTTATGGGATGGATTTTTGGTCAATTTAAATTCTTCTGGGCTTTTGAGAAAAAGATGTTAGCAAGATTTGGTGTTAAATTATAA
- a CDS encoding DUF6146 family protein, with protein sequence MKTTFLFIALLTIIISCNSYQPAVNNNNATGSVTDTLRIANDSLEYEVIIIEPGFNSWLVTQPPRGFYSQSTLELRNDFYVREYNLRVNNSINYSPDLYVWRIDYDRNVDYGYEVNYLLYNYFLFFEKRYGQKLR encoded by the coding sequence ATGAAAACAACCTTTTTATTTATAGCATTGCTCACAATTATTATCAGCTGCAACTCATACCAGCCTGCTGTGAACAATAATAATGCTACCGGATCAGTAACTGACACCTTGCGTATCGCAAATGATAGTCTAGAGTATGAGGTTATTATTATAGAACCAGGCTTTAACTCTTGGCTGGTCACACAACCACCACGTGGTTTTTATTCACAAAGTACTTTAGAACTGCGTAATGATTTTTATGTAAGAGAATACAATTTAAGAGTTAACAATTCTATCAACTATAGTCCAGACCTATACGTATGGCGTATCGACTATGATCGAAATGTAGATTATGGTTATGAAGTCAATTATCTACTGTATAATTATTTTCTTTTCTTTGAAAAACGATATGGACAGAAGTTGCGGTAG
- a CDS encoding DUF937 domain-containing protein, protein MASILDLLQSDLGQTLINGAAQKTGQPADKTANVLSQAMPLILGAMQRNASTPEGASALNNALSDQRHSGGVLDMLGGLFGDGAGSPDDLLQDGAGILGHVLGTKQPQVENALSKSSGMDMDSVSQIIKIAAPILMGVLGKQKQASNVDQNGIGDLLGSVLGQSGTHDQSFIEQILDADGDGSIIDDVAGMVLGGDKKKGGLGGLLGGLFGK, encoded by the coding sequence ATGGCTTCAATATTAGACTTATTACAATCAGATCTAGGACAAACACTTATTAATGGTGCTGCACAAAAAACTGGACAACCAGCAGATAAAACTGCAAACGTACTCTCACAGGCAATGCCTTTAATTTTAGGAGCGATGCAACGCAATGCTTCTACACCAGAAGGTGCAAGCGCATTAAATAATGCGTTAAGTGATCAACGTCATAGTGGTGGTGTTTTAGATATGTTAGGTGGCCTTTTTGGCGATGGAGCTGGTAGCCCAGATGACTTATTACAGGATGGTGCTGGGATTTTAGGACATGTTTTAGGTACTAAACAACCACAAGTTGAAAATGCACTTTCAAAATCTAGTGGAATGGACATGGATTCTGTAAGCCAAATTATAAAAATAGCTGCACCTATACTTATGGGTGTTTTAGGTAAGCAAAAACAAGCTTCTAATGTTGATCAAAACGGAATCGGTGATTTACTGGGATCAGTACTAGGACAATCTGGAACGCATGATCAATCTTTCATCGAGCAAATTCTAGATGCAGATGGTGATGGTAGTATCATCGATGATGTAGCGGGAATGGTACTAGGTGGAGATAAGAAAAAAGGTGGACTAGGTGGACTTCTAGGAGGTTTATTTGGAAAATAA
- a CDS encoding TlpA family protein disulfide reductase, with protein sequence MKHLIIIAFTLFSITCHGQKKKMWAKSFLHKPAPQLVVEEWVSSQPEMKGKFILVDFWATWCAPCKRAIPDLNEFQTEFKDDLVVIGISDESREKILRQRNPKIEYYSAIDSQQRMKTVLEVKAIPHAILIDPDGIVVWEGYPLLAGNELTSEVISKHITNYKKRKD encoded by the coding sequence ATGAAACATCTTATTATCATAGCATTTACCCTATTCAGCATTACATGTCATGGTCAAAAGAAAAAGATGTGGGCAAAATCATTTCTTCATAAACCTGCACCACAATTGGTAGTAGAGGAATGGGTTTCCAGTCAACCTGAAATGAAGGGGAAATTTATTTTAGTTGATTTTTGGGCTACTTGGTGTGCACCATGTAAAAGAGCGATTCCAGATTTAAATGAATTTCAAACAGAATTTAAGGATGATTTGGTAGTTATTGGCATTAGTGATGAATCTAGAGAAAAAATATTAAGACAGCGCAACCCAAAAATAGAATATTACAGCGCTATAGATTCTCAACAACGCATGAAAACAGTATTAGAAGTAAAAGCGATACCACATGCGATATTAATCGATCCCGATGGCATAGTAGTATGGGAAGGCTACCCTTTATTAGCAGGAAATGAACTGACCTCTGAAGTTATATCCAAGCATATAACCAACTATAAAAAAAGAAAAGACTAA
- a CDS encoding tubby C-terminal domain-like protein yields the protein MIYIITHIGHSFKLYEEESGEQLLSARWDTLLGSCIGVVKDLEGSILYTIKTHFSIWKWRFKASIKKNIGLTLFLESKNGWHNLYELYYHGVKYSLKIHKGRKKSIFKNDLQIAVIDEALVEHIYRDKIKIETNSPEDIEIIFAMIFSLKIGNDKRIGLTFDFGQIGKTQPIDNEWIP from the coding sequence ATGATTTACATTATAACCCACATAGGCCATTCATTTAAATTATATGAAGAAGAAAGTGGTGAACAACTTCTAAGTGCTCGTTGGGACACATTATTAGGTAGTTGCATAGGTGTTGTTAAAGACTTAGAAGGTTCAATTTTATACACTATTAAAACGCATTTTTCTATTTGGAAATGGAGATTTAAAGCGAGCATTAAAAAAAATATTGGGCTAACTTTATTCTTAGAGAGTAAAAATGGATGGCATAATTTATACGAACTTTATTATCATGGTGTTAAATACAGTCTTAAGATTCATAAAGGAAGAAAGAAATCCATTTTTAAAAATGACCTTCAAATAGCAGTAATTGATGAAGCTCTGGTTGAACATATTTACAGAGATAAAATTAAAATTGAAACCAATAGTCCCGAGGATATTGAGATTATATTTGCTATGATCTTTAGCTTAAAAATAGGTAATGATAAGAGAATTGGGTTAACTTTTGATTTTGGGCAAATTGGTAAAACACAACCAATAGACAATGAATGGATTCCTTAA
- a CDS encoding sigma-70 family RNA polymerase sigma factor encodes MRQLKITKQVTNRESKSLDKYLQDISKIDLITAEEEVELAQLIKKGDQRALEKLTTANLRFVVSVAKQYQNQGLKLPDLINEGNAGLVKAAKRFDETRGFKFISYAVWWIRQSILQALAEQSRIVRLPLNKIGSINKINKAFSHLEQLHERPPSPEELAKELDMTVSDVKQSLKNAGRHVSMDAPLKEGETSNLYDVVRSGESPNPDRELMHESLTLEITRALETLSQKEADVISLYFGIGNQQPMSLEEIGETFDLTRERVRQIKEKGIKRLRQNSRSKILKSYLG; translated from the coding sequence ATGAGACAACTCAAAATCACCAAGCAGGTTACTAACCGTGAGTCTAAATCGCTGGATAAGTACCTACAAGACATCTCTAAAATTGATCTAATCACTGCAGAGGAAGAAGTGGAACTTGCACAGCTTATTAAAAAAGGTGATCAGAGAGCTCTTGAGAAACTAACTACAGCAAACTTACGTTTTGTGGTTTCTGTGGCTAAGCAGTATCAAAATCAAGGGCTTAAACTTCCAGATCTTATTAATGAAGGTAATGCAGGTCTTGTAAAGGCTGCCAAAAGATTTGATGAAACTCGTGGATTTAAATTCATCTCATACGCAGTATGGTGGATCCGTCAGTCGATTCTTCAGGCACTAGCAGAGCAGTCACGTATCGTGCGTTTACCTTTAAACAAAATTGGATCTATTAACAAGATTAATAAGGCATTTTCACATCTTGAGCAATTGCACGAGCGTCCACCTTCACCAGAAGAACTAGCAAAAGAGCTAGACATGACGGTAAGTGACGTGAAGCAGTCTCTTAAAAACGCAGGTCGTCACGTATCGATGGATGCACCTCTTAAAGAAGGAGAAACTTCTAACCTTTACGACGTTGTACGTAGTGGTGAGTCGCCTAATCCGGATAGAGAGTTGATGCATGAGTCTCTTACACTTGAGATTACTCGCGCACTAGAGACACTATCGCAAAAAGAGGCAGATGTTATTTCGCTATACTTCGGTATAGGAAATCAACAGCCTATGAGCTTAGAAGAAATCGGTGAGACTTTTGATTTAACTCGTGAGCGCGTGCGCCAGATTAAAGAAAAAGGAATCAAAAGATTGCGTCAAAACTCAAGAAGTAAAATCCTTAAGTCATATTTAGGGTAG